GCATGGATAAGGAGTCGGTAATTTAACCAAGAACCAATTTGAGATGGCGATGCAAAGCATCGCCATCTCAAATTGGTTCTTGGTTTTATACAATATTTAGCAAAATATCATTAATCATCTCTGGCACTTCATCCTGCGGACAATGCCCCGCATTAGGAATGTCAATAAATTCCTTGATACAATCAAATCTTGTAAAAGACTTACGACCTAATTCTATCGGCTCCCAAGGATCGCGATCGCCCCATAACACGATCGCCTCACAGGGTAAAACCGCCAGTAGATCTTCAGGTCTTGGACCCTGAGAATAACGCACAAAAGCCATAAATACATCAACAGCATTGGGATTTTGAGCAGGCTTGATTAAGATTTCAATTAACTCATCGGTAATAGCACTCCGATCTACATAGGCTTGCGACAAAATTTGTTTTACCGATCGCGGTTGGCGTACTTGATCGAAAAACAATTTGGCGATCGCCCGATTACCCAAGATATTTTGAACAGTCTTTACTCCTAAGCGTTTCAACCAAGGCATAGATAATTGATTTTGTTCTTGTAATAGACGTAATGAACAATTAATTAAGACTGTTTTGGCAATCATCTCAGGCGCATAGATCGCCGCTTGCATAGCCACCACTGCGCCGATCGAATTACCCACCAATATGGCGCGATCACCCACCACTTCATGCACAAAATCGGCAACCTGATGCCCCCAAGTCTCGAAGGTATAGGGCAACTCACTCGGTTTTGGCTGTGCCGAAGATCCAAACCCTATTAAATCAATTGCATAAACTCTAAATTTTTGTGCTAGGACTGGCACATTTTTGCGCCAATGCCCCACCGAAGCACCAAAACCATGAATGAGGACAATTGCAGGTTTATCTTTTTCTAATCCTTGATCCTCTAATCCCTCCGCGCAATAACCAATCTTATAGCCGCGCCATGTCCAAAAGCGATCGGCAAACTTACGGTAATCAAAAAACATGGCAACAACTTAATTTATGGGCTAGAAAGAGGTAATACAAGGGTTCGTCTTCTTTCTGAAAAGTAAACTTATGTGAAGCAATTAGAACTAGCTAATTTCGCCTATCCTATCATTGACTAGAGATTAGCCTCTCGTAATTATATTTAGCTTATTTAGCCCCAAACTCATTGTATGTTTGGGAATAGGTATTTTTATAACTTTTCGATAACATTTTGGAGATTTAAACGTGGCTCTTCCTTTGTTGAATTACGCTCCAGCTTCGCAAAATTCTCGCGTTGCTGGTTTTACAGTCGGTAGTGATAACACACCTCGCATTTATAACACTGCAAACTTACTCTCTAGCAGTGATCTAGATGAGTTGATTGAAGCTGCATATCGTCAAATTTTCTTCCATGCTTTTGCAACCGATCGCGAAGTTACTCTAGAATCGCAATTGCGTTCTGGCAATATCTCGGTCAGACAGTTTGTGCGTGGACTAGTACTCTCCAAGACTTATAGAAGCAGTTTTTATGACAAAAACAGCAACTATCGTTTTGTAGAGCAAACTGTACAGCGTGTTCTTGGTCGTGATGTTTATAGCGAAAAAGAAAAAATTGCTTGGTCAATCGTAGTTGCGACCAAAGGTATTGAAGGCTTTATTGATGCATTGCTCAACAGCGATGAATATCTTGAAGCTTTTGGCGATGACATCCTGCCTTACCAACGTCGTCGGGTTCTACCTAGCCAAAGAATTGGCGAAGTGCCTTTCAACCTCAAGTCTCCTCGCTACGATGCATACCATCGCGCACAGTTGGGCTTCCCTCAACTTATCTGGCAAAATACTGTCCGCAGCTATGTGGTTACCGACAGAGCGCCAAAAACAGGCGATCCAGCTTTGTTCTTGAATATGGCTCGTAGCATTTCGGCTACTCCTTCTACCTCAACCCCTGTATCTGCTCAAAACCTTGACTACGAACGTTTAGTTCCTCGTCGCTAAATCTCACTTAAAGAGCAAGTTGTAAAACGTCTTACTCTTTAAAACCCAGAAAGCAAAGGGGGCGCTAAGCGCCCCCTTTGCTTTGACTGCAAATTACTATAAAATTTGTTGGTCTCCTTAAGTCTTGTCTTTATTTTTCACTATTTTCACAAATGGATATTCATCAATTTCTCGAACTCTTTGTCGGTCGCTGGCGATCGCAACGCAGCGATCATCAATTTAGTAAGGGAAATGGTAGTGATACTCGTTCTGTGATTGAGATTACTGCCTTAAATGTTGATGATCCAGAATTG
This genomic stretch from Pseudanabaena galeata CCNP1313 harbors:
- a CDS encoding alpha/beta fold hydrolase; this encodes MFFDYRKFADRFWTWRGYKIGYCAEGLEDQGLEKDKPAIVLIHGFGASVGHWRKNVPVLAQKFRVYAIDLIGFGSSAQPKPSELPYTFETWGHQVADFVHEVVGDRAILVGNSIGAVVAMQAAIYAPEMIAKTVLINCSLRLLQEQNQLSMPWLKRLGVKTVQNILGNRAIAKLFFDQVRQPRSVKQILSQAYVDRSAITDELIEILIKPAQNPNAVDVFMAFVRYSQGPRPEDLLAVLPCEAIVLWGDRDPWEPIELGRKSFTRFDCIKEFIDIPNAGHCPQDEVPEMINDILLNIV
- a CDS encoding phycobilisome rod-core linker polypeptide gives rise to the protein MALPLLNYAPASQNSRVAGFTVGSDNTPRIYNTANLLSSSDLDELIEAAYRQIFFHAFATDREVTLESQLRSGNISVRQFVRGLVLSKTYRSSFYDKNSNYRFVEQTVQRVLGRDVYSEKEKIAWSIVVATKGIEGFIDALLNSDEYLEAFGDDILPYQRRRVLPSQRIGEVPFNLKSPRYDAYHRAQLGFPQLIWQNTVRSYVVTDRAPKTGDPALFLNMARSISATPSTSTPVSAQNLDYERLVPRR